In a single window of the Ferviditalea candida genome:
- a CDS encoding HAD-IIA family hydrolase, with protein MSLNIKDYSAFIFDLDGCIYSGNTVYPGSRELLQFLIQSGKQVIFLSNNSTETSHTIRNKLIDMNLPAEDVPILVATELVGQYLAETYGALRVHPVGSVELELALTNAGHQVVSLGGGEACDFIVIGRDTSFSYQKLHECTRSLMDGVKLIAANSDMYHPGEDGDRVPETGALVAAIQAVSDIHGVKSVGKPSHYPFYKIIKQTGLSPDKCVMVGDNPYTDVQGGYSAGMHTIWISHGKSFPAEFEFQPNLTVTVIGELLEWLI; from the coding sequence ATGAGCTTAAACATAAAGGATTATTCCGCATTTATTTTCGATTTGGACGGATGCATCTATTCCGGCAATACCGTTTACCCCGGATCGAGGGAATTGCTTCAATTTCTTATTCAATCGGGAAAGCAGGTCATTTTCTTAAGTAACAATTCGACAGAGACTTCGCATACCATTCGAAATAAGCTGATAGATATGAATCTGCCGGCAGAAGATGTGCCTATTCTTGTTGCCACTGAATTAGTGGGGCAGTATTTGGCGGAAACCTACGGCGCACTTCGGGTACATCCTGTAGGATCCGTTGAACTCGAACTTGCGCTGACAAATGCAGGACATCAAGTAGTTTCTTTAGGAGGCGGGGAAGCATGTGACTTTATTGTTATTGGACGGGATACGTCTTTTTCCTATCAAAAATTGCATGAATGCACGCGCAGTCTGATGGATGGGGTGAAGCTGATTGCCGCAAACTCCGATATGTATCATCCGGGAGAAGATGGGGACAGAGTGCCGGAAACAGGCGCCTTGGTAGCTGCCATTCAGGCTGTTTCAGACATACATGGCGTCAAGTCTGTAGGCAAGCCTTCTCATTACCCTTTCTACAAGATTATAAAACAAACGGGTCTCAGTCCGGATAAGTGTGTGATGGTTGGGGATAACCCTTATACCGATGTACAAGGAGGGTATTCTGCCGGCATGCACACCATCTGGATATCACATGGGAAATCCTTTCCGGCGGAATTCGAATTTCAACCGAACCTGACCGTAACTGTGATCGGTGAACTGCTGGAATGGCTGATTTAA
- a CDS encoding glycerol-3-phosphate responsive antiterminator: MAERISLFQKNSVIAAVRDIKLIEKAASSPVQSIFLMTGDIFTIDQCVVTAKAYKKSIYLHVDLIRGVANDKEGIKYLAQKVKPDGIVSTKNQLIQTAKKEGLFAVQHLFLLDTLAYETGIRNILDVKPDAVEIMPGLMPRVIREMSRVLKCPIIAAGLIKSREEALQAVNAGARAVAIGDAEHWTLNLAEQ; encoded by the coding sequence ATGGCAGAAAGAATCAGTTTATTTCAGAAAAATTCTGTTATCGCCGCCGTAAGGGACATAAAGTTGATCGAAAAGGCTGCGAGTTCCCCCGTACAATCGATTTTTTTAATGACGGGAGACATTTTTACGATAGACCAATGTGTGGTAACCGCCAAAGCTTATAAAAAATCTATCTATCTTCATGTGGATCTGATCAGGGGAGTAGCCAATGACAAGGAAGGCATTAAGTATTTGGCCCAAAAGGTCAAGCCTGACGGAATTGTTTCCACCAAAAATCAATTGATTCAAACGGCAAAAAAAGAAGGATTATTTGCGGTTCAGCATCTTTTTTTGCTTGATACGCTTGCCTATGAAACAGGAATTCGCAATATTTTGGACGTAAAGCCCGATGCCGTAGAAATCATGCCGGGATTAATGCCGCGCGTAATCCGGGAAATGAGTCGGGTTCTGAAATGTCCGATTATTGCGGCCGGATTGATTAAATCCCGCGAGGAGGCGCTGCAGGCCGTAAATGCCGGAGCGCGGGCAGTAGCTATCGGGGATGCGGAGCATTGGACATTAAATCTTGCCGAACAATGA